GGTGCCGGTGAAGACGTTGGACGGATCTGGCTGGATGCGGTCATCACGCCGAACGTTTCGCTGAACAACCGGGTGGCGCTGATCCTGGCGGCGTCCCTGATCCTGCCGGGCAGCCTTATCTGCCTCGCCACGGCGTGGATGGGCGCCTGGCTGGTCACGCCGCTTGTGTTCCTGTCGGAGATCGCCCTCGGCGCGATGATCCTCTGGCATGCCCGGTCGCTTGGCCAGTACAGGCAGCGCGTCTGCCTGACCGACACATCCATCTTTGTCGAAACACGCGAGCGGGGGGCCGATGCCGTCACCCGGTCGGACCTTTCCCCGCACTGGCTTCGCATCGACCGGGTCAACGACACCGGCCGCGGCTGCGACTCTCTCCTGCTGCGGGCAGGGCCCCGGCGCCTGGAAATCGGCTCCGTCCTGTCACCTCCCGAACGCGCTTCGCTGGCCGATGCCATCGAAGCCGCACTCCAGAATCGCCGCTGCGGCCAGTCGCTGGCGGCCTGACTTCCTCTCAGAAAGTAATGAACATGAAACACACACTCCTTTGCAGTACAGCCGCCGCGCTCCTCGCCTCTGCCGGCATTGCGCTTCCCGCCGCCGCCCAGGCGCCGACCGAACTGCCCCCCATTGATGCGCAGGATGCGGGTTCGGCCCGCGCGGGCGACGTGGCGGTGAGCGGCACCGAAATCGCGGGAGAGGCCATTGAATCCGGTCTCGCCACATCTTCGGATTCGCTTCAGCTCATGTCCCGCGCGCCGGGCGTCTCGCTTCAGTCGAATGGGGGTATCGCCTCGCTTCCAATTCTCCGGGGACTCGCAGATGACCGGGTCGGGGTGCTGATCGATGGCCAGCAGTCCACAAATTACTGCCCGAACCACATGAACCCCGTTTCCTCCTATATCGATGCATCGCGTGTCGAGCGGATCGTCGTGACGCCGACCCTGTCGC
This is a stretch of genomic DNA from Hyphomonas adhaerens MHS-3. It encodes these proteins:
- a CDS encoding DUF2244 domain-containing protein, whose product is MHNNLIAAPDGLQVPQIGDREIHRPGAGEDVGRIWLDAVITPNVSLNNRVALILAASLILPGSLICLATAWMGAWLVTPLVFLSEIALGAMILWHARSLGQYRQRVCLTDTSIFVETRERGADAVTRSDLSPHWLRIDRVNDTGRGCDSLLLRAGPRRLEIGSVLSPPERASLADAIEAALQNRRCGQSLAA